Proteins encoded within one genomic window of Zestosphaera sp.:
- a CDS encoding VWA domain-containing protein: MSGGFLRGIDYEDPVVRYRGEKIVKLSAKLGLRHSLLTTDLATDLFYILYLPHAIVVEEHEGGGLHYSLVKAVSESEELVKLKQHTILNSFISTLISISVIQYLVELLDERRELLTSRDSGSINSNALKSVVRESLRNSVQEAETMKNIERLYMSGLQPGVGSEFDLDEDSEKILRLSRSVDVSKILEVLSLIPDITRKARKRYDRFNRGEFDGYDLGDDLERLVPAQLALPTKYLLLSYTESKLLLYDKKVSKSLGPLYLLTDKSGSMEGEKIDWAKATAIALLIKSRREVREFYMRFFDGMPHDLIKVSRRASPTEFLELLKNLARVKSGGGTDITKAIVTACEDIVGSGLVKRDSDIVVITDGEDALSVTTLRRKLREANARLSSVMIQGDNKDLRALSDKYLMVNALDKSSILKIVEA; encoded by the coding sequence TTGAGCGGGGGTTTCTTAAGGGGCATCGATTATGAGGATCCTGTGGTTCGCTATAGGGGGGAGAAGATAGTTAAGCTCTCGGCTAAGTTGGGTCTTAGGCACAGTCTCCTGACCACGGATCTAGCTACCGATCTCTTCTACATCCTCTACCTGCCTCACGCCATAGTTGTGGAGGAGCATGAGGGGGGCGGCCTCCACTACAGCCTCGTCAAGGCCGTCAGCGAATCGGAGGAGCTCGTCAAACTCAAGCAACATACAATCCTGAACTCATTCATATCCACTCTCATCTCGATCTCCGTAATCCAGTACCTCGTAGAATTGCTCGATGAGAGGAGGGAGCTCCTGACCTCGAGGGATTCAGGCAGCATAAACAGCAACGCGCTGAAGTCCGTGGTTAGGGAGTCCCTGAGGAATAGCGTTCAGGAGGCTGAGACCATGAAGAATATTGAGAGACTCTACATGTCGGGGTTGCAACCCGGTGTGGGGAGTGAGTTCGATCTGGACGAGGACTCGGAGAAGATCCTTAGGTTGTCGAGGAGCGTGGACGTAAGCAAGATATTGGAGGTCCTCTCATTAATACCCGACATCACCAGGAAAGCTAGAAAGAGGTATGACAGGTTTAACAGGGGGGAGTTCGACGGGTACGACCTGGGCGATGATTTGGAGAGGCTGGTTCCCGCGCAACTAGCGTTGCCGACAAAATATCTCCTCCTGAGCTACACTGAGTCCAAGCTCCTGCTCTACGACAAGAAGGTGAGCAAGTCCCTAGGCCCCCTCTACCTTCTCACAGACAAGTCGGGGAGCATGGAGGGTGAGAAGATAGATTGGGCTAAGGCAACAGCTATAGCCCTCCTGATAAAGTCTAGGAGGGAGGTTCGTGAGTTCTACATGAGGTTCTTTGACGGCATGCCGCACGACCTGATTAAGGTGTCCAGGCGTGCGAGCCCTACCGAGTTCCTTGAGTTACTCAAAAACTTAGCCAGGGTCAAGAGCGGTGGAGGTACTGACATAACTAAGGCGATCGTGACAGCGTGTGAGGACATAGTTGGTAGCGGCCTCGTTAAGAGGGATTCCGACATTGTGGTGATAACGGATGGTGAGGACGCGCTCTCCGTAACCACTTTAAGGCGTAAGCTTAGAGAGGCTAACGCCAGACTCTCCTCTGTAATGATTCAAGGCGACAATAAAGACCTGAGGGCGTTGAGCGATAAGTATCTAATGGTTAACGCGCTTGACAAGAGCTCGATACTTAAGATCGTTGAGGCCTAA
- a CDS encoding AAA family ATPase translates to MSGLRDIATRVQKFEEELKRPFVGRDEESRVVVLALLTGEHALLVGEPGCVTGDTIISSEDGKLLYLDDVAKNLVPGVYIADFPVFPPGRATELHVYDVWETYEVITGRGFRLRGTPNHPVLTDRGWVSMRDLRRGDKVRVLTQLPSPTHYVSIPSAELLGVRLKRSGVRSVGVLDERLAEVLGAFVMRGSYLSNYSVGFRVGIDEGELRGRIETLMKDLFNLEPRVIQPRSSQIVKYSSGYLVKLFKWLAGRGRERVPWSILASPDRVSAAFLRSVLECGSVLEWGSRACLTLRGRSRTFLEGVQILLLRYGVLSSIRDRSAYGGYVLSVEGSCNLRRLVEMVGLDTLRHKFGGSLRMECRAGGMHVAGFEWDEVKSVRRLEGWVRVYDFHVPDTHSFFTNGLLSHNTAKSALVRRAAELLNAKFFKYLLTKYTEPSELFGPLDIKALEDGRYVRLTAGKLPDAQIAFLDEIFKANSAILNALNTLLQERMLYDGFTELRVDLWTLFGASNEVPEDPEIQSVYDRFLLRHFVRPVQEDLWRGLLRASWELERANTLGSKAGDGGRILSVDELKRINASLYEVDLSGVEGKLLRLFAALESRGIHLTDRRKGKSLKVIAANALIGGRRYAVEEDLLTVKYVATREWDDLEKVNAVLAEELKTSYKYLRELSEIKTNLKELLQYVKSLEGIESSFVAAKFETIERELEVTKARILSIMRESQDPQVLRLGEDVLSLVSSITELVGRRADRV, encoded by the coding sequence GTGTCTGGGCTTCGGGATATAGCTACTAGGGTTCAGAAGTTTGAGGAGGAGCTTAAGAGACCTTTCGTGGGCAGGGATGAGGAGTCGCGTGTGGTAGTCTTAGCCCTCCTCACAGGCGAGCACGCCCTCCTCGTAGGGGAGCCGGGCTGCGTTACAGGAGATACAATCATCTCCTCAGAGGATGGCAAGCTACTCTACTTAGACGATGTGGCGAAGAACCTCGTGCCCGGGGTCTACATAGCGGACTTTCCCGTCTTCCCCCCCGGTAGGGCCACTGAACTCCACGTGTACGATGTCTGGGAGACGTACGAGGTTATTACAGGAAGGGGTTTCAGACTTCGCGGAACGCCAAACCATCCGGTGCTGACTGATAGAGGCTGGGTCAGCATGAGGGATCTCAGGAGGGGTGATAAGGTCAGGGTTTTAACGCAACTACCCTCACCAACACATTACGTAAGCATCCCGAGCGCTGAACTGCTTGGCGTGAGGCTTAAGCGGTCGGGCGTTAGGAGTGTTGGCGTATTGGATGAGAGGCTGGCCGAGGTTTTAGGAGCGTTCGTCATGAGAGGTAGCTACCTAAGCAACTACTCCGTAGGGTTCAGGGTCGGCATTGATGAGGGGGAGTTACGTGGGAGAATCGAGACGCTCATGAAGGACTTATTCAACTTAGAGCCTCGAGTGATCCAGCCACGTTCCTCACAGATAGTTAAGTATAGTTCAGGGTACTTAGTCAAGCTGTTTAAGTGGCTTGCTGGGAGGGGGAGGGAACGAGTGCCTTGGTCGATCCTCGCCTCACCGGACAGAGTCTCTGCAGCGTTTCTGAGGAGTGTTTTAGAGTGCGGTAGTGTCTTAGAGTGGGGCTCCAGAGCGTGTTTGACCCTGAGGGGTAGAAGCAGGACGTTCTTAGAGGGTGTTCAAATACTTCTGCTGAGGTATGGCGTGCTCTCCTCCATACGCGACCGCAGTGCGTACGGCGGCTACGTCCTCAGCGTGGAGGGGTCGTGTAACCTCCGGAGGCTCGTTGAGATGGTAGGGCTTGACACCCTCCGGCATAAGTTTGGGGGGTCATTGAGGATGGAGTGCCGTGCTGGGGGGATGCACGTCGCAGGCTTCGAGTGGGATGAGGTCAAGAGCGTTAGAAGGCTTGAGGGGTGGGTAAGGGTTTACGACTTTCACGTGCCGGATACACACTCATTCTTCACTAACGGACTCCTCTCCCACAACACAGCTAAGTCAGCCCTGGTTAGGAGGGCGGCCGAGCTCCTGAACGCTAAGTTCTTCAAGTACCTGCTGACCAAGTACACGGAACCTTCGGAGCTGTTCGGCCCTCTCGACATTAAAGCCCTGGAGGACGGCAGGTACGTCAGGTTAACCGCGGGCAAGTTGCCTGATGCGCAGATAGCCTTCCTAGACGAGATCTTCAAAGCCAACTCAGCCATATTGAACGCCCTGAACACTCTACTTCAGGAGAGGATGCTGTACGATGGCTTCACGGAGTTGAGGGTTGATCTGTGGACGCTTTTCGGAGCCAGTAACGAGGTGCCCGAAGACCCTGAGATCCAGTCGGTGTACGATAGATTCCTTCTAAGACACTTCGTCAGACCTGTCCAGGAGGATTTATGGAGAGGTCTCCTCAGAGCCTCGTGGGAGTTGGAGAGAGCGAACACGCTAGGGAGTAAGGCAGGTGATGGGGGCAGGATCCTGAGCGTTGACGAGCTGAAAAGGATTAACGCCTCCCTCTATGAAGTGGATTTAAGTGGTGTTGAGGGGAAGCTGTTGAGGCTCTTCGCCGCCCTAGAGAGTAGGGGGATCCACCTAACTGACAGACGTAAGGGGAAATCGTTGAAGGTGATCGCCGCCAACGCGTTAATAGGTGGGAGGAGGTACGCGGTTGAGGAGGACCTGCTCACCGTAAAGTACGTGGCAACGCGTGAGTGGGACGATCTCGAGAAGGTTAACGCAGTTCTTGCGGAGGAATTGAAGACCTCCTACAAGTACTTGAGGGAGTTGAGTGAGATAAAGACTAACCTGAAGGAGTTGCTGCAGTACGTGAAGTCGCTGGAGGGGATAGAGAGCTCGTTCGTGGCTGCGAAGTTCGAAACTATAGAGAGGGAGCTGGAGGTGACTAAGGCGAGGATCCTCAGCATCATGAGGGAGTCCCAGGATCCTCAGGTCCTGAGGCTCGGCGAGGATGTCCTGAGTTTGGTGAGCAGCATTACGGAGTTAGTGGGCAGGAGGGCTGATAGGGTTTGA
- a CDS encoding transcriptional regulator, producing the protein MKTFCEVFVKHVLPSLRLYLAVKMVSEHGFSQLEASRLLGISQPLVNYVVNKRRKPKMIERLTSMDHLKSELDRIAKDLAEGRVKSESLACDLCVILRREGVIEQIARDLRYGLCVCDD; encoded by the coding sequence ATGAAGACTTTCTGCGAGGTGTTCGTGAAGCACGTGCTACCTTCGTTGAGGCTCTACCTAGCCGTGAAGATGGTCAGTGAACACGGCTTCAGCCAGCTGGAGGCATCTCGACTGTTGGGGATTTCCCAACCCCTAGTTAATTATGTGGTGAATAAGCGGAGGAAACCCAAGATGATTGAGAGGCTCACTAGTATGGATCACCTTAAGAGCGAGCTCGACAGGATCGCCAAGGATTTGGCTGAGGGGAGGGTTAAGTCTGAGAGCCTTGCATGCGACCTCTGCGTAATCCTTAGGAGGGAGGGCGTCATAGAGCAGATCGCCAGAGACTTAAGATACGGCTTATGCGTCTGTGACGATTAG
- a CDS encoding MFS transporter has product MQGFKELEFIDVGGGFGLPYRPREEPLNLTELGSGASVPKELIKGFVDFNACPRCFELVEGSSRSVNTGARALLTALIAFYTIVYFHRVMTGVMKVEVDRVASVHNVSPDVLMALLSSAYFYAYTVAQLFVGALTDTFGIKRVGFLFGVVMCAGGLIMCLMTPASLIIGRFLVGFSAAAAFLAYQRASSLSYDAGHQGRLTSYALTLGNLGGLAATYPLRLTLNTVGLRTSLMVLTLLALITATCVLITSDDLGSGKGVEDLKKTVMYLGVLARDPHVWGVSVGAVGIYGVTLAYQTSWGQKHMMEAFGMSAEAASQYLMLLALAFTLTCPLSGFLSDRVLKRRRPVFLAGSLASATSWMLMLYSTLTHDVVVLATSLTILGIASGLQIIASPMIKESYPVKYSATAIALLNITLFSSAAVLQTAAPLLSLREAILTHLIISLAGASLALTATRETLRQASAT; this is encoded by the coding sequence TTGCAGGGGTTTAAAGAGCTGGAATTCATAGATGTGGGGGGAGGTTTTGGACTGCCCTACAGACCCCGGGAGGAGCCTTTGAACCTTACGGAGCTCGGCTCCGGCGCGTCTGTCCCTAAAGAACTTATTAAAGGTTTTGTAGACTTTAATGCTTGTCCTAGGTGTTTCGAGTTGGTTGAGGGCTCCAGCAGGTCGGTGAATACTGGGGCGCGAGCGTTGTTGACCGCTCTGATAGCGTTCTACACTATAGTGTATTTCCACAGGGTCATGACGGGCGTTATGAAGGTCGAGGTCGATCGCGTGGCGTCTGTACACAACGTCAGCCCGGACGTACTTATGGCCCTCCTGTCATCAGCTTACTTCTACGCCTACACCGTGGCTCAACTGTTCGTCGGCGCCCTGACGGATACCTTCGGCATTAAGAGGGTTGGGTTCCTGTTCGGTGTTGTGATGTGCGCGGGGGGCCTGATTATGTGTCTGATGACGCCGGCCTCCCTGATCATCGGGAGGTTCTTAGTCGGTTTCTCAGCCGCCGCGGCCTTCCTGGCCTACCAGAGGGCCTCCTCCCTCAGCTACGACGCAGGACATCAGGGTAGGTTAACATCCTACGCATTAACGCTCGGTAACTTAGGCGGGCTAGCAGCCACCTACCCACTACGCCTCACACTCAACACTGTCGGCTTGAGAACCAGCCTGATGGTTCTGACGCTGCTCGCGCTAATCACCGCCACCTGCGTATTAATAACCTCCGACGACCTAGGTTCTGGGAAGGGTGTTGAAGACCTTAAGAAGACCGTGATGTACCTTGGAGTGCTGGCCAGAGACCCGCACGTCTGGGGCGTTAGTGTTGGGGCTGTAGGGATATACGGCGTTACACTAGCTTACCAGACCTCATGGGGGCAGAAGCACATGATGGAGGCGTTCGGCATGAGTGCCGAGGCCGCTAGCCAGTACTTAATGCTGTTAGCGTTGGCATTCACGCTGACGTGCCCGCTGTCAGGCTTCCTAAGCGACAGGGTCTTAAAGCGCAGAAGGCCCGTCTTCCTAGCCGGATCGCTCGCATCGGCAACCTCATGGATGCTCATGCTGTACTCAACCTTAACCCATGACGTGGTAGTCCTAGCAACGTCCCTAACTATCTTAGGAATTGCATCAGGACTTCAGATAATAGCCTCACCCATGATTAAGGAGAGCTACCCGGTAAAGTACTCGGCAACGGCCATCGCGCTCCTGAACATAACGCTGTTCTCCAGCGCTGCAGTATTACAGACTGCGGCACCCCTGCTCAGCCTGCGTGAAGCAATCCTCACACACCTCATCATATCCCTAGCCGGCGCTTCTTTAGCGTTGACTGCAACGCGTGAGACCCTAAGACAAGCGAGCGCAACCTAG
- a CDS encoding DUF433 domain-containing protein, which yields MRESSEELLKRITCDPRVMVGKPVIRGTRITIDLILELLAAGMTPEEIAEDYSISVEDVRAALLYAAKALGREETLIVESQT from the coding sequence ATGAGGGAAAGCAGTGAGGAGTTATTGAAGCGCATTACATGCGATCCCAGGGTAATGGTTGGTAAACCTGTAATACGCGGCACGAGGATAACCATAGACTTGATTTTAGAGTTACTCGCAGCTGGAATGACCCCTGAGGAGATAGCGGAGGACTACAGTATAAGCGTTGAGGACGTCCGCGCCGCTCTACTGTACGCTGCCAAAGCTTTGGGTAGGGAGGAGACGCTGATTGTCGAGTCGCAGACTTAA
- a CDS encoding DUF5615 family PIN-like protein, with protein sequence MSSRRLKLLLDESIGLKPYRELKERGYDVQSVIAENRGALDEDVIKHSMQHNKIIVTMDKDFGYLAQAYNPPGIVLLRLREPLIPRRLEAILRALSLGEDLYGYIVIVTETRIRRRQIRVTK encoded by the coding sequence TTGTCGAGTCGCAGACTTAAACTACTCCTAGATGAGAGCATAGGGCTGAAACCATATAGAGAGCTCAAGGAGAGGGGATACGACGTGCAGAGCGTTATCGCAGAGAACCGTGGGGCATTAGACGAGGACGTAATCAAGCACTCCATGCAGCACAATAAGATCATCGTAACGATGGATAAGGATTTCGGTTACCTAGCTCAAGCATACAATCCGCCGGGGATCGTGCTCCTCAGGTTAAGAGAGCCGCTAATACCGCGTAGGTTGGAAGCGATACTACGTGCGCTAAGTCTCGGTGAAGACCTCTACGGCTATATAGTTATAGTGACGGAGACCCGCATAAGGAGGAGGCAAATCCGCGTAACAAAATGA
- a CDS encoding secondary thiamine-phosphate synthase enzyme YjbQ, translated as MRIYSEELTLRTERRYQIVNITKEVEEVLLRSGVKEGFCLMHVPHATAALIVNEYEPRIVEDYIKWVTETFRPGGGWRHDEVDDNAHAHIASSVIGSSRFLPVRKGGLVRGAWQEVMLVELDGPRVRRVFIQVVGE; from the coding sequence GTGAGGATATACTCGGAGGAGTTGACCTTAAGGACTGAGAGGAGGTACCAAATAGTCAACATAACTAAGGAAGTTGAGGAGGTCCTCCTCAGAAGCGGTGTGAAGGAAGGCTTCTGCTTGATGCACGTTCCCCACGCAACTGCAGCATTAATAGTGAATGAGTACGAGCCGAGGATCGTTGAGGACTACATCAAGTGGGTTACGGAGACCTTCAGACCGGGTGGGGGGTGGAGACATGATGAGGTGGACGATAACGCGCATGCACACATAGCGTCGAGCGTGATAGGATCAAGCAGATTCCTTCCGGTGAGGAAGGGAGGTCTTGTGAGGGGTGCGTGGCAGGAAGTAATGCTGGTAGAGTTGGACGGACCTAGAGTGAGGAGGGTGTTCATACAGGTCGTTGGTGAGTGA
- a CDS encoding HesA/MoeB/ThiF family protein, protein MIHERYLRQLALLGHDGQERLRRARVVVAGVGGLGSTASMLLVAAGVGKVILFDNGVVELSNLNRQILYREEDLGKPKALTAASKLGSLNSDVEVVGYVEDVRSDRFREEVSNADLIVDCLDNWAARIVVDKTAWALGKPLVHGGISEFYGQVTTVVPGVTKCLRCVLNLSEERASKIAERPPQVIGPTPALVGAIEAVEAIKLLTGAGELLTNKLLVVDLKRYEFTKLELTVGEECRC, encoded by the coding sequence GTGATTCACGAAAGGTACTTAAGGCAACTCGCGCTGCTCGGTCATGACGGTCAAGAGAGGTTGCGGAGGGCTAGGGTGGTTGTAGCCGGGGTCGGGGGGCTGGGCTCCACAGCCTCAATGCTTTTGGTGGCTGCCGGCGTCGGTAAGGTGATTCTGTTCGACAACGGTGTTGTGGAGCTCAGCAACCTAAACAGGCAGATCCTCTATAGGGAGGAGGATTTAGGGAAGCCTAAGGCGTTGACGGCGGCCAGTAAGCTGGGGTCGCTCAACAGCGATGTTGAGGTGGTGGGGTATGTTGAGGATGTGAGGTCTGACAGGTTCAGGGAGGAGGTCAGTAATGCTGACCTGATTGTGGATTGCCTCGATAACTGGGCGGCCAGGATAGTGGTGGACAAGACGGCCTGGGCTCTTGGAAAGCCCTTGGTGCACGGCGGCATTTCAGAGTTCTACGGTCAAGTCACCACAGTCGTCCCAGGCGTCACCAAATGCCTCAGATGCGTCTTAAACCTGAGTGAGGAGAGGGCGAGCAAGATCGCCGAGAGACCCCCTCAGGTGATAGGGCCGACGCCAGCGCTTGTAGGGGCTATCGAGGCCGTTGAAGCTATAAAACTCCTCACAGGGGCTGGTGAGCTCCTAACCAACAAGTTGCTGGTAGTAGATCTAAAGAGGTATGAATTCACTAAGCTAGAGCTAACGGTTGGTGAGGAGTGCAGATGCTGA
- a CDS encoding helix-turn-helix domain-containing protein produces MSYDFVLELIAQRIAGDIVMSENCGASLKRWRETFKLTQTDVGVLMGVSASVISDYEKGRRSPGVRFVKRFVKALLMLDKSRGYPVVKQIANTLNLSIGAIMDIKDFGAPMKLDELVTVVEGFIVNSVVPKDLEIYGYTVLDSLEAIEKLSGNEFWQIMGTTSRRALIFTKVSTGRSPMISVRISPVKPLVVVLHGTRRVDPLAIRLADREGLPLIVSLKPGADDLIKTLRRWLSERELGS; encoded by the coding sequence TTGTCCTACGACTTTGTGTTGGAGTTGATAGCTCAGAGGATTGCCGGGGACATAGTTATGAGCGAGAACTGCGGTGCTTCACTCAAGCGGTGGAGGGAGACCTTCAAGCTGACTCAGACCGACGTCGGGGTGCTTATGGGTGTGAGTGCGTCGGTGATCAGCGACTACGAGAAGGGGAGAAGGTCGCCTGGAGTCAGGTTTGTTAAGAGGTTTGTTAAGGCTTTGCTAATGCTCGATAAGTCCAGGGGGTACCCGGTCGTCAAGCAGATAGCCAACACCCTCAACCTGAGTATAGGGGCTATAATGGACATCAAGGACTTCGGCGCCCCTATGAAGCTCGACGAACTGGTCACGGTGGTTGAGGGCTTCATAGTCAATTCCGTGGTGCCCAAGGATCTCGAGATCTACGGCTACACAGTACTCGATAGCTTGGAGGCCATAGAGAAGTTGAGCGGTAACGAGTTCTGGCAGATAATGGGGACTACATCCAGAAGGGCCTTGATATTCACTAAGGTGAGCACCGGGAGGTCCCCGATGATATCTGTGAGGATCAGTCCTGTGAAGCCGCTTGTTGTGGTACTTCACGGCACTAGGAGGGTTGACCCGCTCGCCATCAGGCTTGCCGACAGGGAGGGCCTGCCGCTCATAGTGTCGCTTAAGCCGGGGGCGGACGACCTGATAAAGACTCTGAGGAGATGGCTCTCAGAGCGCGAGTTGGGCAGCTGA
- a CDS encoding nascent polypeptide-associated complex protein yields the protein MFPSNPRELRRRMKQLGIDAEELNGVRSVAIELQDKEIIIRDAQVVIMKLQGQKMYYVSGGAEEVVDKEVRVEAPSISEDDIKFVMEQTGASRDEALNALRKAGGDIPQAILILTEK from the coding sequence ATGTTCCCGAGTAATCCGAGAGAGCTCAGGAGGAGGATGAAACAGCTAGGTATTGATGCTGAGGAGTTAAACGGCGTCAGGTCGGTGGCCATTGAGCTGCAGGATAAGGAGATAATAATCAGGGACGCTCAGGTCGTCATCATGAAGCTCCAAGGTCAGAAGATGTACTACGTGAGCGGTGGGGCTGAGGAGGTGGTTGATAAGGAGGTGAGGGTTGAGGCACCCTCGATAAGCGAGGACGACATTAAGTTCGTCATGGAGCAGACCGGCGCTAGCAGGGATGAAGCGCTGAACGCATTGAGGAAGGCTGGTGGGGATATACCGCAAGCCATATTGATTCTTACGGAGAAGTAG
- a CDS encoding MBL fold metallo-hydrolase has product MTVLYIGFEVLKVRILGGGREVGRAAVGLQHGGGRLLLLDYGVNFDEEDKPRFPDHVRPSDVAGLALTHAHLDHVGAAPLLYVSGRVPVVTTSLTKRLCELMIKDFIKISGYYLPYEETDLSNMLDGTSEHPYGAEVGLEGYSVKLLNAGHIPGSMMVHVEVGGSRVLYTGDINTIDTRLVTRAANQGLDADVLIIEGTYGWTKHPPRELVEKELIDSVREVTDRGGNVLIPAFSLGRAQEILTLLYEKFGGDVFYDGMIRQIYDIFVSYPEYINRYESLIRSKEEFKAVVRSSQRRRIAEGRGNVIVASAGMLKGGPALYYLKRLAENPGNGVFMVSYQAPGTPGRSLLEDGVPSEEIGLVRARVQWFDFSSHAGVDGLLELVRGLKSLKHVVIVHTNERAGSVFASKIKESLNEVSVHLPQNGEELLLEV; this is encoded by the coding sequence TTGACAGTCCTATATATAGGGTTTGAGGTGCTCAAGGTAAGGATACTTGGCGGCGGGCGTGAGGTGGGTAGGGCCGCTGTAGGGTTGCAGCACGGCGGTGGGAGGCTTCTCCTACTGGACTACGGGGTTAACTTCGACGAGGAGGACAAGCCCAGGTTCCCAGACCATGTGAGGCCCTCAGACGTAGCAGGCCTCGCCCTAACCCACGCCCACTTAGATCACGTCGGGGCGGCACCGCTCCTCTACGTGTCAGGAAGGGTGCCCGTCGTGACCACCTCCCTAACTAAGAGGCTGTGCGAGCTCATGATCAAAGACTTCATAAAGATCTCCGGCTATTACCTCCCCTACGAGGAAACGGACCTCAGCAACATGCTTGACGGCACCTCCGAGCATCCCTACGGGGCTGAGGTAGGTCTTGAAGGCTACTCAGTGAAGCTCCTCAACGCTGGGCACATACCGGGCAGCATGATGGTGCACGTCGAGGTCGGCGGTAGCAGGGTTCTCTACACTGGAGACATAAACACCATAGACACTAGACTCGTCACCAGGGCCGCCAACCAAGGGCTTGACGCCGACGTCCTGATCATAGAGGGGACGTACGGGTGGACCAAACACCCGCCGAGAGAGTTGGTTGAGAAGGAACTCATAGACTCCGTCAGGGAGGTCACTGATAGAGGCGGTAACGTACTGATTCCGGCGTTCAGCCTCGGCAGGGCTCAAGAAATACTTACACTACTCTACGAGAAGTTCGGCGGTGATGTGTTTTACGACGGCATGATAAGGCAGATATACGACATATTCGTGAGCTACCCTGAATACATAAACAGGTATGAGTCCCTCATCAGATCGAAAGAGGAGTTCAAGGCGGTGGTCAGGTCCTCCCAGAGGAGGAGGATTGCGGAAGGTAGGGGTAACGTCATCGTGGCGTCGGCGGGGATGCTTAAGGGAGGCCCCGCCCTCTACTACTTGAAGAGGCTTGCGGAAAACCCTGGGAACGGGGTCTTCATGGTCTCCTATCAAGCGCCTGGAACTCCGGGGAGGTCCTTGCTTGAGGATGGCGTGCCGTCGGAGGAGATCGGGTTGGTTAGGGCGAGGGTTCAGTGGTTCGACTTCTCCAGCCATGCAGGGGTTGACGGCCTCTTGGAGCTGGTTAGAGGCTTAAAGAGTTTGAAGCACGTTGTGATAGTCCACACTAACGAGAGGGCTGGAAGCGTCTTCGCCTCCAAGATTAAAGAAAGCCTCAACGAAGTCAGCGTCCACCTGCCGCAGAATGGTGAGGAACTCCTTCTGGAGGTCTAG
- a CDS encoding FeoC-like transcriptional regulator, translating to MDSGEELLSEILKALCSSKTLTTNELASAFKLRPEDIDLLLSILVGEGLLVRVEAGTQRSCTACPVGAWCGMKPPHNNLPTARITYYRLSEAGLKACADISARQQP from the coding sequence TTGGATAGTGGTGAGGAACTTCTAAGCGAGATACTCAAGGCACTGTGCTCCTCTAAGACGCTAACCACGAACGAGCTGGCGAGCGCGTTCAAGCTGAGGCCTGAGGACATCGATCTCCTACTCTCAATCCTGGTTGGTGAGGGACTGCTAGTGAGGGTTGAAGCAGGAACTCAGCGTTCGTGCACTGCCTGCCCCGTGGGGGCGTGGTGCGGCATGAAGCCCCCTCACAATAACCTCCCTACTGCCAGGATCACGTATTACAGACTGAGCGAGGCCGGCCTTAAAGCATGCGCCGATATCTCGGCTCGACAGCAACCCTAA